The Candidatus Poribacteria bacterium genome has a window encoding:
- a CDS encoding ABC transporter substrate-binding protein — MKTAICLMFLISCGILLMGIGIDSRADSHEKTETEKITLLLDWAPNIDHVPLYVAQEHKIFAKHELEVELLWGGDPDAPLKLVAAGKYPFAVSYQQSVTIARASEEVLPVKSIGLLVEHPLNTISFLKKTGIKTPADFKGKKIGYTVAPLDVLLFNAIAANAGLAEDDYELINVGTNIVAPMLSGQIDAVIGPFRNYEINMLKLEGAEADYFALEKHGIPDYYELVIITNDAYLENHPETTQKLMMAIQEAIKFTKEKPDDALQLFFQANPDATKELEELAFRDTLDLFATTQVQAEEKWEAFAKFAYEKGLISKTVKAKDCFINVLEE; from the coding sequence ATGAAAACAGCAATTTGTTTAATGTTTCTCATCAGTTGTGGTATACTTTTGATGGGAATAGGAATTGACAGCCGTGCAGACAGCCACGAGAAAACTGAAACCGAAAAGATTACGTTGCTCCTTGATTGGGCACCTAATATAGATCATGTGCCGCTTTATGTCGCACAAGAGCACAAGATTTTTGCCAAACATGAGTTGGAAGTCGAATTGCTCTGGGGTGGCGACCCGGATGCCCCACTCAAACTGGTGGCGGCCGGGAAATATCCGTTTGCTGTGAGTTATCAACAGAGTGTGACAATTGCGCGGGCAAGTGAAGAAGTTTTGCCAGTTAAATCAATTGGCTTACTCGTCGAACATCCGCTCAACACAATCAGTTTCCTCAAGAAGACCGGCATTAAAACGCCAGCAGATTTCAAAGGGAAAAAAATCGGATACACAGTCGCACCGTTGGATGTGCTTCTGTTTAACGCGATCGCGGCGAATGCCGGTTTAGCAGAAGACGACTACGAACTCATAAACGTAGGCACGAATATTGTGGCACCTATGCTCAGCGGTCAAATCGATGCAGTGATCGGACCCTTCCGGAATTACGAGATTAACATGCTGAAACTTGAAGGCGCGGAAGCCGATTATTTCGCACTTGAGAAGCACGGCATCCCGGACTATTATGAGTTAGTAATTATCACGAATGACGCTTATTTGGAAAACCATCCAGAAACGACTCAAAAACTGATGATGGCAATTCAGGAAGCAATTAAATTTACGAAGGAAAAACCCGATGATGCACTTCAACTTTTCTTTCAGGCAAACCCTGATGCCACTAAAGAATTAGAAGAACTTGCTTTTCGGGATACGTTGGATCTGTTTGCCACAACGCAGGTGCAAGCCGAAGAGAAGTGGGAGGCCTTCGCAAAATTCGCCTACGAAAAAGGATTGATCTCCAAAACAGTCAAAGCAAAAGATTGTTTCATTAACGTATTGGAAGAATAG
- the thiO gene encoding glycine oxidase ThiO, whose translation MGNKKILIIGGGVIGLGIGWQLAKSGISVTIYDRAEAGRAASWAAAGMLAPLAEAHNEEPELLKLGCQSLERYPQWVRELEADAEMSVGYRVEGTLIVGLEPDDTHQLRHLHVSQQDLGLDVEWLTGRAAREIEPALSPRVTAALHCATDHQVDNRRMVKALQRSFQACGGMLHENSTIESIVIENGVATGVQTQEGFQAADTLILAAGCWSAQIEGLPDTLRPPVRPVKGQMLALQMEAGITVKNVIRTVRARYPTSVYLVPRTDGRLIVGATSEEMGFDTRLTAGGTFELLRGAWEVVPGIYELPLLETWTGLRPGSRDNAPILGETPIENLIYATGHYRNGILLTPITAYEIAKLILTGKTSEIIAPFQLDRFLK comes from the coding sequence ATGGGAAATAAAAAAATTCTCATCATCGGTGGCGGTGTAATCGGACTCGGTATCGGGTGGCAGCTTGCGAAATCGGGGATCTCCGTCACCATTTACGACCGTGCTGAAGCTGGACGCGCTGCCTCTTGGGCAGCCGCTGGGATGCTCGCGCCTCTTGCTGAAGCACATAACGAAGAACCGGAACTGCTTAAACTCGGCTGTCAAAGTTTGGAACGCTATCCGCAATGGGTTCGTGAATTAGAAGCGGATGCTGAGATGTCCGTCGGTTATCGGGTGGAAGGCACGCTTATCGTCGGATTAGAACCTGATGATACACATCAACTGCGGCATCTCCACGTTTCACAACAAGACTTAGGATTAGATGTCGAGTGGTTGACGGGACGCGCAGCGCGTGAAATCGAACCCGCACTTTCACCTCGCGTGACCGCAGCCCTCCATTGCGCCACCGATCATCAAGTTGATAACCGACGCATGGTAAAAGCACTCCAGCGTTCATTTCAGGCTTGTGGAGGCATGCTGCATGAAAATAGTACCATTGAGAGCATCGTTATAGAAAACGGAGTCGCAACGGGTGTTCAAACACAAGAGGGCTTTCAGGCAGCAGATACCCTGATTCTCGCAGCAGGATGCTGGTCCGCACAGATTGAAGGATTGCCAGATACCCTCCGTCCGCCGGTGCGTCCTGTGAAAGGACAGATGTTGGCATTACAGATGGAAGCCGGTATTACGGTTAAAAATGTCATCCGCACTGTCAGGGCAAGGTATCCGACATCAGTATATTTGGTGCCGAGAACCGATGGTAGACTTATCGTCGGTGCAACAAGTGAGGAGATGGGGTTTGACACACGCTTAACGGCTGGTGGCACATTTGAGCTGCTCCGCGGCGCGTGGGAAGTAGTGCCGGGCATCTATGAACTACCCCTTCTGGAGACATGGACAGGCTTACGTCCCGGCAGTAGAGACAATGCCCCCATACTCGGCGAAACGCCTATTGAGAATCTGATATACGCAACAGGACACTATCGCAACGGCATCTTACTCACACCCATTACGGCTTATGAAATAGCCAAACTGATTCTGACGGGTAAGACCTCAGAGATAATTGCCCCGTTCCAGTTAGACCGATTTTTAAAGTAA
- the thiS gene encoding sulfur carrier protein ThiS produces the protein MKISINGEDKEVRSNLNIHDLLIALELNPIQAGIAVAVDREVIPKTKWQATELRENSEVEIIRAVQGG, from the coding sequence ATGAAAATAAGCATTAACGGCGAAGACAAAGAGGTTCGTTCAAATCTAAACATTCACGACTTGCTCATCGCCTTGGAGTTGAATCCGATCCAAGCCGGTATTGCTGTCGCTGTGGACCGGGAAGTCATCCCGAAAACGAAGTGGCAGGCGACGGAACTTCGCGAGAACAGTGAAGTCGAGATCATCCGCGCTGTGCAGGGCGGCTAA
- a CDS encoding TIGR03986 family CRISPR-associated RAMP protein, whose translation MAIGRIKTWNDERGTGWIENNAGGDNVFLHHSEVSPADRKLLANGTLVEFDIQNSKHAPGRLDAHNFRLSESPDEENSNTPIAQKVLESEPATHFHNPYTFVSTPPREKAIKHGGFAGDYDPLKNDLDHASLKSNLWTGHIPIKLTTVTPLVLLKGDGEDCPTDIHQIYDVLDYLPETSLRGMLRSAYEVVTNSRYNCFGNEHQERLAYRMDSRDAPQLIPATIKNGDESGQLVAQLCTGTSVPTEGGPKKDGTDEEGAMYAAMFDPYDTKLYTVYDSKYTPRTGHEVWAQIILCQHRYKNYRYWKALKVWWTDQHPDKPTEQELIEIPESEEWTSLYTDINNPIERVVKGHVLITNKNIKGKHDERIFFYDNPDLNLSDKDVTHLKTDWEKLIKNYRDAHSEKELFKRQNANNQPWKWTGNDPGKTAWSPHLYQDSKHRSIWHNNDPHGRVTDHDAIELKHGDLVYARCEFKNGKISKITHLLPVSISRVLYDLSPRDRLPYSLRPAKRRSELSPADRLFGWVAQPDGEDSGQDNQAKAQGQERDPYKGRIRVICDDGPRPNIIKRFEDDQTLPLTILGQPKPEQSRFYVAKDDIGTPEKDNIRKKDAGYSKGKGLRGRKQYWHHKGLEAHKQAVKPARDYWKATVEDRTQVKRDGRYQEYRRPDVRPDKDNQSGWQQKDSQNRSITGWIKPGTEFKVFVYVQNLQDAEIGALLWLLSRPEGHYFRIGYGKPLGFGSMRMEIDCPDKQPLPIGTHEDWKKYYTTFDTSPLEKLTLNNEQQANCLQKFQESMLKAYGEDSDNDTTEENGGEGKTSDLTSFNQLASVQSSFVNTPEDLEQSFENLSFIKEFLQILKGPETDLPIHYPRTDQKQDPEGKNFEWFRDNESRGKLALPAATDDKGIPYKP comes from the coding sequence ATGGCAATAGGCAGAATAAAAACATGGAACGATGAAAGGGGCACAGGCTGGATTGAGAATAATGCAGGAGGAGACAATGTTTTCTTGCACCATTCGGAGGTTTCTCCAGCGGATAGAAAGCTCCTCGCTAATGGAACACTTGTTGAATTTGACATACAAAATTCAAAACATGCCCCCGGAAGACTTGATGCACATAATTTTCGTTTGTCCGAATCGCCGGATGAAGAGAACTCCAACACTCCTATAGCACAAAAAGTCCTAGAGTCCGAACCGGCAACTCACTTCCACAATCCATACACCTTTGTTTCTACACCTCCGCGTGAAAAGGCAATAAAACACGGTGGGTTTGCCGGTGATTACGATCCACTGAAAAATGACCTTGACCATGCATCCCTCAAATCAAATCTGTGGACTGGACACATTCCAATCAAGCTGACTACAGTTACTCCCTTAGTTTTGCTTAAAGGTGATGGCGAGGATTGTCCAACAGACATACACCAAATCTACGATGTCCTCGACTATTTGCCAGAAACCTCCTTGCGTGGTATGCTCCGCAGCGCGTATGAGGTGGTGACGAACTCGCGCTATAATTGTTTCGGTAACGAGCATCAAGAAAGACTTGCATATCGCATGGACTCGCGGGATGCGCCGCAGCTTATTCCAGCAACTATTAAAAATGGCGATGAATCCGGGCAATTAGTCGCACAGTTGTGCACAGGCACTAGTGTTCCCACAGAGGGCGGCCCCAAAAAAGATGGAACCGATGAAGAGGGTGCAATGTATGCTGCTATGTTTGATCCCTATGATACAAAACTTTATACAGTATACGATTCAAAATACACGCCCCGAACAGGTCATGAGGTGTGGGCACAAATCATTCTTTGTCAACATAGATACAAAAATTACCGGTACTGGAAAGCACTTAAGGTTTGGTGGACAGATCAACATCCTGATAAACCTACCGAGCAAGAATTAATAGAAATACCTGAATCAGAAGAATGGACCTCTCTATATACAGACATCAATAATCCGATTGAGCGAGTTGTCAAAGGGCATGTTTTGATTACGAATAAAAATATAAAAGGCAAACATGATGAGCGTATTTTCTTCTATGACAATCCTGATTTGAATCTATCTGACAAAGATGTAACCCATCTCAAAACGGATTGGGAAAAACTCATCAAGAACTATCGCGATGCACATTCCGAAAAGGAATTATTCAAGCGTCAAAATGCAAATAACCAACCTTGGAAATGGACAGGGAACGATCCTGGTAAAACGGCTTGGTCACCGCACTTGTATCAAGACAGTAAACACCGGTCTATTTGGCATAATAATGATCCACATGGGCGTGTCACTGATCATGACGCAATTGAATTGAAGCATGGTGATTTGGTATATGCCCGTTGCGAGTTCAAGAATGGAAAGATTTCAAAGATTACGCACCTTTTACCTGTCTCTATCTCCCGCGTGTTATACGATCTAAGTCCACGAGATCGTCTGCCCTATTCTCTGAGACCCGCGAAACGAAGATCCGAATTATCTCCCGCGGACCGCTTGTTCGGATGGGTTGCCCAACCTGATGGCGAAGATTCAGGCCAAGACAATCAAGCAAAAGCGCAGGGTCAAGAGCGTGATCCTTACAAGGGGCGTATACGAGTCATCTGTGACGATGGCCCACGTCCTAATATCATCAAACGTTTTGAGGATGACCAGACCCTACCTTTGACGATTCTCGGACAACCGAAACCTGAACAATCAAGATTCTACGTTGCCAAAGATGACATAGGCACACCTGAAAAAGATAATATTAGGAAGAAGGATGCTGGCTATAGCAAAGGCAAGGGTTTACGAGGGCGCAAGCAATACTGGCACCATAAAGGATTGGAAGCTCATAAGCAGGCAGTCAAACCTGCGCGAGATTATTGGAAAGCGACCGTTGAGGATCGAACACAGGTCAAGCGTGATGGTCGGTACCAGGAATACCGCCGTCCGGATGTACGTCCGGATAAAGATAATCAAAGTGGTTGGCAGCAAAAGGATTCGCAAAACCGTTCAATCACAGGTTGGATCAAACCTGGCACCGAATTTAAGGTATTCGTGTATGTGCAGAATCTACAAGACGCGGAAATCGGTGCGTTGCTTTGGTTATTGTCTCGCCCTGAAGGTCATTACTTTAGGATCGGATACGGCAAACCTTTAGGATTTGGTAGTATGAGAATGGAAATTGATTGTCCTGACAAACAACCCTTACCAATCGGCACCCATGAGGATTGGAAAAAATATTACACTACTTTTGACACCTCTCCGCTTGAAAAACTGACGTTGAATAATGAACAGCAGGCCAACTGTCTCCAAAAATTTCAAGAGAGTATGTTGAAAGCATACGGTGAGGATTCAGATAATGATACTACAGAAGAGAATGGTGGCGAAGGTAAAACATCTGATTTGACATCTTTTAATCAACTTGCAAGCGTCCAATCCAGTTTCGTGAATACACCTGAAGATCTGGAACAAAGTTTTGAAAACTTGTCCTTTATCAAAGAATTTCTACAAATACTAAAAGGACCAGAAACAGACTTACCCATTCACTATCCACGGACAGATCAGAAACAAGATCCGGAAGGCAAGAATTTTGAGTGGTTTAGAGATAACGAAAGTAGAGGTAAACTTGCACTTCCAGCGGCTACGGATGATAAAGGGATCCCTTACAAGCCATAA
- a CDS encoding RAMP superfamily CRISPR-associated protein — translation MTDYFLEITLQSPLTSSAGEGRVGWVDRDIAFDDLGLPILPGRRLKGLWREAYQDVVDAWKQCDEELIPIPAEDIFGKAGEKPDDSKSGIHLGNAELHEPKASSLKEWLKYLQQPGVQSNLHPDDVVQHFADVRSQTAMDRETGSALENTFRLTRTLKAGWVFWAPVHFVVPPDDALLAALVLGAAALQYMGTARTRGLGKVRCRFICGLTEKVLHSDTLPSIDNASTSQLPQTSETEDVGVVNEVEDVRHIREQTQSSENQTTDAHCSCCSTFSHLLRYRLTLKEPVVIPVVDGDPNTIVTRQDIPGSHIWGVAAWHYLRQPNHKPADDAFRRIFLDGHLRFLTAYPEAIDPEQNQELTRTIPIPHSIRKFKEDANSLEEEKLVDLVESPSTEEEKKKPKKRLERRYGMILQGDLKTRFVKTERNYHHARAGDRRKGRALENDGNLFRYEAIQANQPFQGAVLGSKDNLVKLKEWLSGEYPIKIGRSRSAQYGETEFEWIDEIPKALSDVFAEWNAFVDREDYEPEDEPPVLSDDRLILTTLSPLLAVNDNGHPDARFPLRELAKMLGIKACELKLSCSYTRTELISGYHSHLRLPHHQWQAIAAGSVFVFCVKSSFDTKRLLKLEHNGLGLRKNEGFGRLAVNRQDTLELQKETQLNDPKCDVPNGQIPHEIENILKGVVLRCCLAEIQSLAMRAASTIIDQARENRRLPSNALLGRFRLFLQWENLKESSPELLKLGKEKLPNHQIDMLNHGIPGLQNRLTLFDLFKHIWTERETITRQLANNHVKDFVESRYSDTQETIVKKLVEAKSDEMYKVFFNHLLTALHRAS, via the coding sequence ATGACAGATTATTTTTTGGAAATTACGCTGCAATCCCCACTAACGTCCTCAGCTGGTGAAGGACGCGTTGGGTGGGTTGACCGAGATATTGCTTTTGACGATCTGGGGTTACCTATTCTTCCCGGAAGACGACTCAAAGGATTATGGCGCGAAGCCTATCAAGACGTTGTCGATGCGTGGAAACAGTGTGATGAAGAATTAATACCAATACCAGCGGAAGACATTTTTGGTAAAGCAGGCGAAAAGCCTGATGATAGTAAATCCGGAATCCATCTCGGAAATGCTGAACTACACGAACCCAAAGCATCATCTTTGAAAGAATGGTTAAAATATTTACAGCAACCGGGTGTTCAATCAAATCTTCATCCAGACGACGTTGTTCAACACTTTGCCGATGTACGATCACAAACGGCAATGGATCGGGAAACAGGGTCTGCCCTTGAAAATACCTTCCGTCTTACCCGGACCCTAAAAGCAGGTTGGGTATTTTGGGCACCGGTGCACTTTGTTGTACCGCCTGATGACGCGCTGCTCGCTGCGTTGGTTTTAGGAGCGGCTGCATTACAATACATGGGAACAGCGCGAACCCGTGGGCTCGGAAAGGTCCGTTGTCGTTTCATCTGTGGTTTGACGGAAAAAGTTTTGCATAGCGACACCCTCCCATCAATAGACAATGCAAGTACATCTCAATTGCCTCAAACATCAGAAACCGAAGATGTTGGAGTTGTAAATGAAGTAGAAGATGTGAGACACATCCGTGAACAGACCCAATCATCAGAAAATCAAACAACTGATGCTCACTGTTCCTGTTGTTCAACATTTTCTCATTTACTACGCTATCGGTTGACTTTGAAAGAACCTGTGGTAATACCAGTGGTAGATGGCGACCCAAATACCATCGTAACCCGGCAAGACATCCCCGGAAGCCATATATGGGGAGTTGCTGCTTGGCACTACTTGCGTCAACCAAACCACAAACCGGCAGATGATGCATTTCGTCGTATCTTTCTTGATGGACATTTGCGTTTCTTGACAGCTTATCCAGAAGCAATTGATCCTGAGCAAAACCAAGAACTTACACGTACAATTCCTATACCTCACTCCATACGTAAATTCAAGGAAGATGCAAATAGCCTTGAGGAAGAGAAACTCGTAGATTTAGTAGAATCACCATCAACTGAGGAAGAAAAGAAAAAACCAAAAAAGCGATTGGAACGCCGCTACGGAATGATTTTGCAAGGGGACTTGAAGACGCGATTCGTCAAAACAGAACGTAATTACCACCATGCCCGCGCTGGTGACCGCCGCAAAGGACGCGCCCTTGAAAATGACGGTAACCTCTTTAGGTATGAAGCCATTCAAGCCAACCAGCCGTTTCAAGGTGCTGTTCTGGGTTCAAAAGATAATTTGGTGAAACTAAAAGAATGGTTATCAGGAGAATACCCAATAAAAATTGGTAGATCGCGCAGTGCACAGTATGGAGAAACAGAATTTGAATGGATTGATGAGATACCCAAGGCGTTGAGTGATGTCTTTGCTGAATGGAATGCATTCGTTGATCGAGAAGATTACGAGCCGGAGGACGAGCCACCGGTCCTTTCTGATGATCGTTTAATCCTTACAACCCTATCTCCACTACTGGCTGTCAACGATAACGGGCATCCGGATGCGCGTTTTCCCCTACGCGAATTAGCCAAAATGCTGGGAATAAAGGCATGTGAACTTAAACTATCATGCAGTTACACCCGGACAGAGTTGATTAGTGGGTACCACAGCCACCTACGTTTACCGCACCACCAGTGGCAGGCCATCGCTGCTGGCAGCGTTTTTGTGTTTTGTGTAAAATCCTCATTCGACACAAAACGACTTTTGAAATTAGAACATAATGGCTTGGGATTGCGTAAGAACGAAGGTTTTGGACGGCTTGCAGTCAATCGTCAAGATACGCTTGAGTTACAAAAAGAAACCCAACTTAACGACCCTAAATGTGACGTGCCAAATGGACAGATACCGCATGAAATTGAAAATATTCTCAAAGGTGTCGTGTTAAGATGTTGTTTAGCTGAGATACAGTCCCTTGCCATGCGTGCAGCCAGTACAATAATTGATCAGGCACGAGAGAATAGGCGGTTACCAAGCAACGCACTCCTCGGACGATTCCGTTTGTTTCTCCAATGGGAAAACCTTAAGGAAAGTTCACCGGAATTGCTTAAATTAGGAAAGGAAAAACTACCAAATCATCAGATTGATATGCTTAATCACGGTATACCAGGATTACAAAACAGACTCACACTATTTGATTTATTTAAGCATATTTGGACTGAACGTGAGACTATAACTCGCCAATTGGCAAATAATCACGTTAAAGACTTTGTTGAATCTCGCTACAGCGACACTCAGGAAACCATAGTAAAGAAGTTGGTGGAAGCCAAAAGTGATGAAATGTACAAAGTATTCTTCAATCATCTATTGACAGCATTACACCGTGCGTCATAA
- a CDS encoding RAMP superfamily CRISPR-associated protein yields the protein MENTTTTSTSTDNDVVVRRLYARGKWKLDSVAHFGSHETGVADMCLLQDANGKPFIPGASVAGAARSFLARKCLIWTQYKEGLATEPRELKDFFGGADKEDTMSPLIVSDAACVSEKVNRTIRDGVSINIKSGTAKTGAKYDVEVAERGTEFELCLVCIIRSGDDIDGIKDGATKPNLEDMFSALLRAFQDGDIRLGARTRRGYGRGKVESWEIRDLQMDNQEDVMAWLRDDPWSQPNSDLEPEPLQTDQRCYFRIEADFELRSSLLIRSVSGEPEDPDMVHLQSDGKPVIPGTSFAGAFRQRATLIANTIGFPEKAVEKMFGFVHKKNSNNSQEPTSQASRVLIEERLVKNVEMRWQHRVAIDRFTGGSLQSALFDEKPVYPLSLKEPEPNIRLRLALEESEKAEIGLLLLTLRDFWYGHTAIGGETSNGRGTLQGIKAQLKYKYSDSPVPKVWRLSHDNDNKRMTIESDDDGFLQSCVTDAQNYSNRPSGSRRPKKNGGEDSDAE from the coding sequence ATGGAAAACACGACTACCACCTCCACATCTACAGATAATGATGTTGTTGTGCGTCGGTTATATGCACGTGGCAAATGGAAACTTGATAGCGTAGCACACTTCGGTAGCCATGAAACCGGTGTTGCGGACATGTGTCTCCTACAAGATGCTAATGGAAAACCCTTTATCCCAGGGGCATCCGTCGCCGGTGCCGCGCGAAGTTTCCTCGCTCGGAAGTGTTTAATTTGGACACAATATAAAGAAGGACTTGCAACAGAACCACGAGAACTTAAAGATTTCTTTGGTGGCGCGGATAAAGAGGATACCATGAGTCCCTTAATCGTTTCGGATGCCGCATGTGTATCGGAGAAAGTGAACAGAACAATCCGCGATGGTGTTAGCATAAATATAAAGTCGGGCACTGCAAAAACAGGAGCGAAATATGATGTGGAGGTCGCTGAACGTGGAACTGAGTTTGAATTGTGTTTGGTATGTATTATACGTAGTGGAGATGACATAGACGGTATCAAAGACGGAGCAACAAAACCCAATTTAGAGGACATGTTTAGCGCACTGCTAAGAGCGTTTCAAGATGGCGATATCCGCCTGGGCGCGCGCACTCGGCGCGGTTACGGGCGCGGCAAAGTAGAATCTTGGGAGATACGCGATTTGCAGATGGACAATCAAGAGGATGTCATGGCGTGGCTACGCGATGATCCGTGGTCCCAACCTAATAGCGACTTAGAACCAGAACCATTACAAACCGACCAGAGATGCTACTTCCGCATTGAGGCGGACTTTGAACTCCGCTCATCACTGTTAATCCGGAGTGTATCTGGAGAACCAGAAGACCCTGATATGGTCCATTTACAGTCTGATGGCAAACCTGTTATCCCCGGCACCTCATTTGCGGGTGCGTTCCGACAGCGCGCGACGCTAATCGCAAACACAATTGGCTTCCCTGAAAAAGCAGTGGAAAAGATGTTTGGGTTTGTCCATAAAAAAAATAGCAACAACTCACAGGAACCCACTTCGCAGGCAAGCCGAGTATTAATTGAGGAACGTCTGGTAAAGAATGTAGAAATGCGATGGCAGCATCGCGTTGCGATTGATCGTTTTACCGGTGGCAGTTTACAAAGTGCCTTGTTTGATGAGAAACCGGTTTATCCCCTCTCACTCAAAGAACCCGAGCCGAATATACGATTGAGACTTGCATTAGAAGAATCAGAAAAGGCAGAGATAGGTTTGCTACTCCTCACATTACGTGACTTCTGGTATGGGCACACCGCCATCGGTGGAGAGACAAGCAACGGACGCGGTACACTCCAAGGCATCAAAGCGCAATTGAAATATAAATATTCAGACTCCCCTGTTCCTAAAGTTTGGAGATTGTCGCACGACAACGATAACAAACGTATGACAATTGAAAGTGATGATGACGGATTCCTCCAATCCTGCGTTACAGATGCACAAAACTACTCTAATCGCCCTTCAGGATCGCGGCGACCTAAGAAGAATGGCGGGGAGGATTCCGATGCCGAATAG
- the csx19 gene encoding CRISPR-associated protein Csx19 produces MPNRTSIELNKSWICERLCHVTNIETKKVAWVLVQEPGFIGFGVASPNEICWPPYLKKLDWELVSDLRLFGEKGEWHIWRDWDGKHYARLLEVKNINDALTEYHVLWGTDVKCTQTHWVKLREERGAEIWIPPLKDVKLTEKDLPLRLELKQIVDYDPKYHLAGIVDAAFVSLVRKSCKEPLLPDLSLLCS; encoded by the coding sequence ATGCCGAATAGAACGTCTATAGAACTCAATAAGTCGTGGATTTGTGAACGCTTATGTCATGTAACCAACATAGAAACTAAAAAAGTTGCGTGGGTTTTGGTGCAGGAACCAGGGTTTATCGGATTTGGTGTAGCGTCTCCAAATGAAATCTGCTGGCCCCCATATCTTAAAAAATTGGACTGGGAATTGGTGAGCGATCTACGACTGTTCGGTGAAAAAGGGGAATGGCACATTTGGCGCGATTGGGATGGAAAGCATTATGCCCGGTTGCTGGAAGTGAAAAATATCAACGACGCACTCACAGAATACCACGTCCTGTGGGGCACCGACGTTAAATGCACTCAGACACACTGGGTAAAATTGCGAGAAGAGCGAGGGGCAGAAATCTGGATACCACCGTTGAAGGATGTAAAATTGACAGAAAAGGACTTGCCCCTACGGCTAGAACTCAAACAAATAGTAGACTATGATCCTAAATACCATTTGGCAGGGATTGTTGATGCCGCCTTTGTAAGTCTTGTTCGCAAGTCCTGCAAAGAACCATTGTTACCAGATCTTTCCCTACTCTGCTCATAG
- the cas6 gene encoding CRISPR system precrRNA processing endoribonuclease RAMP protein Cas6, with protein MLQNFRFARYRFTYTVQEPLKMPQHKGNVFRSRFGYILRHIACSGDENRCETSCQSPERCVYSKCFETPVPDNSPMLRGQPYAPHPFVLEPPRTGKLDYAPGDTFACNMVLIGEAINLLPWIVLTFQEMGKRRIGLQGKRGQCQLDKVESLSAHGHDQAQTIFTAETEMLTDDGLILRFDDVMPAAPHVMDEIELAFLTPTSIKVNGKWTSNLTFEHLIRNLLRRIRFLSYFHCGKDLDVDAHGLIAASTSVAHTSRLDWLRKDRYSYRAEKSVPMGGFIGKIRFSGKLEPFLPFIYLGEYLHIGHHTAFGHGQYRINCNKS; from the coding sequence ATGCTCCAAAACTTCCGCTTCGCACGCTACCGATTCACCTACACCGTCCAAGAACCGCTGAAGATGCCACAACACAAAGGCAACGTCTTCCGCAGCCGATTCGGATACATCCTGCGCCATATCGCTTGCAGCGGCGATGAAAACCGATGCGAGACGAGTTGTCAGTCTCCAGAACGGTGTGTGTATTCCAAATGCTTTGAAACACCAGTACCAGACAATAGTCCAATGTTACGCGGTCAGCCGTATGCCCCGCATCCCTTCGTCCTTGAACCACCGCGTACCGGGAAATTGGACTATGCACCGGGTGACACGTTCGCTTGCAACATGGTACTTATCGGCGAGGCAATCAACCTATTGCCGTGGATTGTGCTAACCTTTCAGGAGATGGGTAAGCGACGCATCGGGCTACAAGGCAAACGCGGGCAGTGTCAACTTGATAAAGTCGAAAGCTTGTCCGCACACGGTCACGACCAAGCACAGACAATCTTCACCGCAGAAACCGAGATGTTGACAGATGATGGACTGATTCTCCGGTTTGACGATGTGATGCCCGCTGCGCCCCACGTCATGGACGAGATTGAACTGGCGTTTCTCACACCCACGAGTATCAAGGTCAACGGGAAGTGGACGAGCAATTTGACGTTTGAACACCTCATCCGTAATCTGCTCCGCCGCATCCGTTTCCTGAGTTATTTCCACTGCGGCAAAGACCTGGACGTGGATGCCCACGGTTTAATTGCGGCATCTACCTCGGTCGCGCATACCTCTCGCCTGGATTGGCTCAGAAAGGATCGGTATTCTTACCGTGCGGAGAAATCCGTGCCTATGGGTGGGTTTATCGGGAAAATCCGTTTTTCAGGAAAATTAGAGCCGTTTTTGCCGTTCATCTATCTTGGCGAGTATCTGCACATCGGGCATCATACGGCGTTTGGACATGGACAGTATCGTATAAATTGCAATAAATCATAG